The Chloroflexus aggregans DSM 9485 genome segment AGCAGGGTTGGGGAGGACGAGTTTCAAGAGAGGGTTGGGAAACCGGCGCGCGATCGTAATCGCACAAAACGTCTCGACGAGGCCGGGGAGCACGGCATATTCGACCAACTTCCCACTGTCTAATTCATCTTTCACCACAATCGGCGGTATAACGGTTAACCCGCTATGCTCGCGGGCCACAAGACGTATCATCGCCATATCGTCAACTTCGGCCACGATATGCGGTCTGATGTTCCATTGCTCCATCAGGGCGTCGAACCCGGTACGGATCGTTGATTCCGGGGTCGGAACCACCAACGGCTCAGTCTGCAACAGCACATCTAGTGGGGTTTGATAACGATCTGGCCGTGGATGACCGATCAAACCGACCGGCTGGGTATCGATGACATACACAATCCAAGGTGCAGCATGATCGCGGGGTGGCACCACATCCGATAGCACTACGTCGAGATCGTACAACCTGAGACCGTTGAGTAGTTCATCGAGGGTGCCTGAGCGGATGATCACTTTACAACCGACGTCGAGGAGCAGTGGACGCAAAAAGCGCACCTGAAAGTTGCGCGAGAGCGTTGCCAGCGCACCGACACGCAATACCTGCTGCTGGGTTTCATTCAGGCGACCAAATGTACCGAGGAGTTCGTCGCCTTTAGCAAAAATCTCGTCGGCAAAGTTCAGCGCAATGTGGCCCGCTTCGGTCAGGACGAGCCGCCGACCTACCCGCTCGAACAGTGGTTGCCCCAGATAATCTTCGAGCGCGCTGATCTGCATCGAGAGCGCCGATTGAGCGATGTTGTGTTTCTTGGCGGCACGGGTGAGGTTGCCTTCGTGTGCCACAATCCAGAAGTAACGAAGGTGATGATAATTTAACATACACTGTTCCGGTCACGGATCGTACAGCTTATCTCCCCTCAGTATGCCAGATGATCGATACCTCCGCAATGACTGTTCTTACGATTGTTCTTTTAAAACGAACAAATTAAGATAATACATATATTTTACTGATTGATAGCGCTATGCTACTATCCAACTGTCGATTATTGAAATCGAGGTATTGAAATCGAGGAGGTTCGGTAGTATGGATGGTTTGCTGGCGCTTCTCGCGTATCTCGTGCCCCTCTCACCGGTGATGGTAGCGGTGTTGGCGATGTTGAGGCTTTTGCCATCGGTTGAATTGACCTTTCAGCTTGGGCGAGCCGTCAGCGTCGCTTCGTTTGGTTTGATGGTGATATTGGGCGTGGTCGTTGTTCTGCATGGTCCGCTGGTGAGTCCATTGATCGGCATTGGTGAGGTGGGGCTGTCGCTGCGTCTCGATGCGCTCAGTGTGATGATGTCGTTGTTGGTTACGTTCCTCGGTTCAGTGCTGATCCAATTTAGCCGTAATTACCTCGATGGCGATCCACGTCAGCAGCTCTTTTTTATCCGTTTGTACGTGACTATCAGCACCGTGTTGTTGATGGTGCTGGCCGGTAATCTGTGGCAGTTGGTTGTGGCGTGGGTGGCGACTAGTCTTGCGCTGCATACCCTGCTTGTCTTTTACCCGGAACGCGCGCAAGCCATTCGGGCAGCGCGGAAGAAGTTTTTCGTTGCGCGGATCGGTGATGTCTGTCTGATCATCGCGGCTGTGTTGCTGGCGCAGACCTTCGGTACAACCGATCTTGGGATGTTGCGTGAGGCCGCAGTGAACGCGCTGGCTGCCGGTATTGCACCAACCGGTGCGGTCGTTGGGGCGCTGTTGATCGTGGTTGCTGCAACGCTGAAGTCGGCGATGTTCCCGTTCCACGGCTGGTTGCTTGAAGTGATGGAGACACCGACACCGGTGTCGGCGTTGCTGCACGCCGGTTTGCTGAATGCCGGTACTTTTTTGGTCGTGCGGTTTGGTGAACTGGTCTTTTTGAATCCGGCGGCGTTAGTCTTCTTGATTGTCGTGGGTGGTTTGACTTCGATTATTGCTTCCTCAGCGATGATTACCCAGAGCAGTGTTAAAGTGTCGCTGGCCTATTCGAGTGCAGCGCACATGGGTTTTATGCTGATGCTATGCGGTTTTGGTGCGCATACGGTGGCGATTATGCATCTCATTGCCCACTCGTGCTACAAGGCCCATGCCTTCCTTTCGTCGGGTAGTGTAATCGAGTACGTGCGTAATACCGGTGCCCAAAAGCTTAATCAGGTGCCGCATCCGTTTGCTTTGCTGGCGAATATGGCGGTGGCAGTGCTGATGTTTTTAGCTGTGGCAACTGCCATCGGGATCGATATCACCAAGCGCCCGGCTGAGACGGCAATGGTCACGATCTTTATGACTGCCGTGGCTTATCTGTTGGTAAAGGGGACGACCGGCAAAGCTCCGTTGTTTGTAATCAGTCGCACGGTAGGTATGGCCGCGCTCGTGACACTGGCATTTTTTGCGCTCGAGGTGATAGCCGAGGCTTTACTGAGTAGCGCGGTCGCCGTCTATCCGCCACTCGATCCGATCACGTGGGTGGCAGTTGTGATGGCTGTCGGCGCGTTCATTATCGTGATGGTTCTGAGTTCCTACTTGCCTGCGCTTACCCATCGACCGGCGTGGCGCGCGTTCTATGTCCATCTCAAACACGGCTTTTACGCTAACGCGATGTTCGACCGTTTGCTCGATACCTTCCGAATCGCTCGTTAGTCTGCTGTAGGCCAGGATGCCAAATGCCCAACGACGCGGCGCTAACCATTGCACCTTACCGGTTGCTGTGTGCCGATAACGATACGACAACAGGAGAAAGTCACGATGACGATGGTTGAGACTAACATCAAGACAATGTCGGTGTTCGCTAATCCCACTCCGACGCTATCACGCGAAGATATTGCTGACGCAGTACGGCGTGCCGAGCAGCGGATTGCGCCTCTCTGGCCGTTACGCAATTTTGTCGCAGTAAACCCTTACCTCGGTTTGATCGATCACTCATTTGCGCAAGCCGCCCATGTGTTGGCTTGTCGGGCCGGCGCCCGGATGACGTTGCCGCGCTCGTTTTATGCGCAAGCAATCGCATGTGGTCGGATTACCGATGACGATCTCGCTGCCGCTTTGGCGGAGGGCATTCCCTTCCGCAATGCGCCGGAGACGGTTGCCGCTTTAAAGGCGTTTGCCCGCGACAATGCACCAGAGCCGGTAGGCAATGTCCTGCCAACGGTTGCCGATCTGGCGGCAAAGGTGACCGGCAGCAATTGGTCTACAATCGTAACCGACTCCATCTCGAACTGGGCCGGTGCGTACTTCGATCAAGGTCAATCGTACTGGCGCTCACCGTGGGCGAAGCTGCCGGCATACGAGGCGTGGCGGGCCGAAGCAGCGTTTGATCGCACACCTCTGGTGCGTGGTGCGCGCGCTTTTCATCGTGTGTTGCGCGCTATGCCCGGCACCGCAGCCGAGACGATCGCCGTTGCGATAGAACAGTTGCAGGTTCCGGCGACCGGTTTGGAGGCGTATCTCCATCGGTTGTTGCTTTCAATCCACGGCTGGGCCAGCTATGCCCGCTATCTCCGTTGGGAAGCAGAATTGTATGGTGGTCACGATAAGACGCTGACCGATCTGCTGGCCATTCGGCTGGTATGGGAAGTGGCATTGTGGCAGAGTTTTGCCCGCGATGGGGTCGCCGCTGCGTGGGAGCGGTCGATCGATGAGATGCGCCACGGGCAAGACGACGACGAGTATAAGCGTGTGCTAGGTGGTGATCTGTTGCTGCAACGAGCATTTGAGTACGCTTACCGGCGCCAATTGTTTGCGCAACTCGGTGTGGCAGCACCGGGCACGCCCGTAACCCGCAAGCGCGTGCAAGCCGCTTTCTGCATTGATGTGCGCTCTGAGATCTTCCGCCGGGCGCTTGAAACAGTGTCTGGCGAGATCGAGACGATAGGCTTCGCCGGATTTTTCGGTTTTCCAATCGAGTACATTCCATTGGCCGAGGTGGAAGGTGGCGCCCAGTGTCCGGTTTTGCTGACACCACAATTCGTTATTACCGAATCGGTTGACGGTGCTACGCCATCTGAAGTGGAAGCGGCCATCACCAAGCGCGCGATGCGTCAGCGTGTGGCTAAGGCGTGGCGTATGTTCAAATTTGCTCCGGTCTCGTGCTTTGGTTTCGTAGGGCCGGTTGGTTTGGCCTATGTGCGCAAATTGCTGCTCGACACGCTGGGCATAACCCGCCCGGTGCCGCATCCGGCAACCTTCGGTCTTGATGGACAAACGCGCGCACGAGTTAAGCCGAGCCTCGAACCGCGCCCGTTCAATGGACGACTGATCGGCATGTCGCTCCCACAGCGGATCGCTGCCGCAGCCGGCGCGCTTAAGGCGATGTCACTGACCGACAACTTTGCCCGGATCGTACTATTGGCCGGTCACGGCTCGACTACCGTCAATAATCCACACGCGACCGGTCTCGACTGTGGCGCGTGTGGTGGGCACACGGGCGAGGCGAACGTGCGGGTCGCCGTGCAGATTCTCAACGATCCGGCGGTGCGAGCCGGTCTGCGCGAGCACGGAATCGTTATTCCCTCCGACACGGTATTTGTAGCCGGTCTCCATGACACGACGACCGATGATGTGACCATCTTTGACAAGGGTGATATTCCGGCCAGCCATGCCGATGATCTCCAGCGGTTGGAACGTGATCTGGTCGCCGCCGGTCGGTTGGCGCGGGCCGAGCGGGCAGCCCTGCTCAACGTCGACCGCAACACCGATATTGACCGGGCGGTGCGTCGGCGTAGCACCGACTGGTCGCAGGTACGGCCAGAGTGGGGGCTGGCCGGGTGTGCCGCTTTTATTGCTGCACCCCGTGAGCGCACCGCCGGCATCTCGCTCGATGGGCGCGCTTTCCTGCACAATTATAACTGGCGGCAAGACGGCGACTTCAGCGTACTGGAGCTGATCATGACCGCGCCGATGATTGTGGCGAGCTGGATCAATCTGCAATACTTCGGCTCAACGGTGGATAATCGGGTTTTTGGGAGTGGCAACAAGACGCTGCACAACGTGGTCGGGACGCTTGGCGTTCTTGAAGGCAACGGTGGCGATTTGCGGGTTGGGCTACCGTGGCAGTCGGTCCATGACGGTAAGCGGTACGTGCATGAACCGATCCGTCTGCACGTTCTCATCGAAGCACCGATTGAGGCAATGACGGCTATTATCACCAAGCACGAACAGGTACAACAACTGCTTGATAACGATTGGCTCTACCTGTTCGCAATCGGTGAAAACGGTAAGGTTACTCACCGATATACCGGTGGGTTACGGTGGGAAACGTGCGCATAACCACGGATGTCATCTTAGGGCTACGGTCGGGGCGCAGGGACGTGCGCCCCGACCACGTCATGATACCGGCACCTCGTCGGTACGGGGTGGTATCGTAATGACCGGCGCGTTTTCACCCGGCGGCAACAGAGCAATATTCAACACTTCATCGAGAGTCTCAACCGGAATAAACGTCATCTCAGTGCTCACCTTCGGTGGCAGATCATCGAGATCGTGTATATTGCGCTTCGGTAAAATGATCGTGCGAATACCGGCTCGATGCGCACCAAGCGCCTTCTCTTTAATACCACCGATCGGCAACACTCGTCCGCGCAACGAGATTTCACCGGTCATTGCCAGATCATCACGCACCAGGCGACCGGTTGCCGCCGAAGCCAATGCGGTTGCTATCGTAATACCGGCCGAGGGGCCATCTTTCGGTACTGCGCCTGCCGGCACGTGAATATGAATGGCATGGTTCTCGAAAAAGCTCGGCTCAATCCCAAGCGAGCGCGCCCGTGAACGGACATATGTCAGCGCGGCTTCGGCGCTTTCGCGCATCACATCACCGAGCTGGCCGGTGATGATCAACTCCTTCTTTCCTTCGACCGCACTGGCCTCAACAAAGATAATATCACCACCGACCGGCGTCCAGACCAACCCAATCGCGACACCGGGTTGATCGATCCGTTCGCGAGTCTCGTTGGTGAAGCGCGGGCGCCCCAAGGCAGTGCGCACGAAGGCAGCATCAACCACAAACGGCAGGTTGGCCGGGTCAATCTCGCCCTCACTGAGGCGACGGGCCACCTTACGCAACACTGCACCAATCGAGCGTTCGAGGTTACGCACACCGGCTTCGCGCGTATATTCATTAATAATGCAGCGCAATGCCTCTTCGCTTACCGTTGCCTCATCGGGGCGCAGGCCATTGGCACGCAACTGTCGTGGCACCAGATGGCTCAGGGCAATTTGCACCTTCTCATCCTCGATATAGCCGGAGAGTTCGATCACCTCCATCCGATCGCGCAATGCCGGTGGCACCGTATCCCACGTGTTCGCCGTAGCGAGGAACAGCACCCGTGAGAGATCAAAGGGTAGGTTGAGATAGTGATCGGTAAAGGTATGGTTCTGCTCCGGGTCGAGTACTTCGAGCAGCGCGGCTGCCGGGTCGCCACGGTAATCAATGCCGAGTTTATCGATCTCATCGAGCAAGATCACCGGATCGGCCGTACCGGCGCGACGCAGCTCTTGAATAATCCGCCCCGGCTGCGAACCAATATACGTGCGGCGAAAGCCGCGCAATTCGGCCTCATCGCGGACTCCACCCAAGCTCATGCGAACAAAGCTTCGCCCCAAAGCGCGGGCAATACTCTGCCCGAGGCTCGTCTTACCGACACCGGGTGGCCCTACAAACGCGAGTATCGGCTCGCGATTAGCCCGCAGATTCTCTTCGCCCAACAGCGCACGCCGTTGCTTGACCGCCAGATATTCAAGGATCCGCTCTTTGACCTTCTGCAAGCCGTGGTGGTCTTCGTCCAACACCTGCCGCGTATATGCAATATCAATCGGCTGGCCGGTGTACTTATTCCACGGTAGTTCGGCCAACCACTCTAGATAGGTACGCACCATTTGATATTCCGGCGAGCTTGCGTTAATGCGGGCCAATCGGTTCAGCTCGCGGTCAGCCTCTTTACGGGCCACGTCGGGTAAGTTTGCGGCAGCCAGCTTCTGACGCAGGTCGTCAAGCTCAGCAGCTTCGCCACCATCTTCTCCTAGCTCCTTCTGAATAGCTTTCAACTGCTGACGCAGATAAAATTCACGCTGCTGCTTCGCGGCGCTCTCTTGCACTTCTTGGCGGAGGCGCGCTTGCACCTCGAGCAACGCAAACTGCTTGCGGTAAAAATCGCATACCTTACGCAGCCGTTCGACGACATCAAACGTTTCGAGCAAGTCTTGCCGTTCGGCAAAGGTGTAATCGGGCGAATAGCCGGTATTATCGGCCAGATGACCGGGATCGTCGATAGAGCGCACAAAATTGCGAATCTCTTGGGTCACGCCGGGCCGCAATTCGAGCACAGCATCGATGGCAGCGTGCGCTTCTACCATCAACTGTTCGAGTTCAGGAGTTCGTTCAAACACATCAGGCCGGCGCGTAAACGTAAAGCGTAGGAAGGGCGCAGTCTGCGTCGCTTCCCCCAGTTCGGCCCGCACCAACCCACGCACAACCACCCCGGTCGAACCGTTAGGAAGCGTACCAAGTTGCTCGATGCGCGCTACTACGCCTACCCGAAAAAACTGCTCGACAATCGGCGCATCAGCCGGCGGGTCGGGTCGGCGGGCCGCCAACAACACATAACGACCTTCGCGCACGGCGGCCTCGGCGGCTGGCACACCGAGATCGTCGAGCGTCAAACTCACTACAGTATGCGGGAAGACCACTACTCCTTCTAGTGGAATCAGTGGCAGAGTCTCAGGTGTCTCTTCGTTCGGTTGGTCGTGCAGCGTCTCGTCACTCATAGCGCGTCTCCCGATTGGTAAGCGGAACAACAATTCCGCACTATTGGTATTGTGAAACGCGCTCGAAAGCGTGTCAATGGTAGCGGCCAAGTTCTAGTGAAACTCTAACAGTAGAGGCGCAAAAGAAGCAAAGGCGCAGAGATTGTAAACGCAAAGGCGCAAAGGACGCAGAGAGCGCAGCATATGTAAACGCAAAGGCGCAAAGGACGCGAAGGACGCAGAGCGTTTTATAGGGATAACCCCAAGTACGCTCTTGCCCAACCTAAAAACCTTCGCGTCCTTTGCGCTCGTGGCGCCTTTGCGTTGAGCGTCCTCTGCGTCTCGGATCGCTTTGCGCCTTCTACACCAGCATGACCCGCACGCCGGCCTCCTCCATTCGTCGTAGATCGATCTCGGGCAGGTCGGTGTCGGTAATCACCGTTTCGATCGACTCAAACGGCAAGACCTTAATAAACCCGCGTCGTTGCCACTTACTCGAATCGGCTAACAGAATGATCCGACGTGCAGCCCGTGCCAACGCGCGTTTGGTTTGGGCAATCTCGCTGGTCGAGTCGGTCACACCGTAGCTTGCATCGACCGACTCGGCAGCGAGAAACAGTTTCTCGACGACTAAATGACCCAAACTCTGTTCAACCAGTGGGCCTAAGGTGCCAAAGGTGGCGTAATGCACCATCCCACCGAGCATCCAGACCTGCACGTCGTTTAGATGGCGTAACTCAATCACCACATTGAGAGCGTTAGTAACGACCGTCAGCGGAGTACGTTGGCGCAGATGCTTTACCATCTCGACCACTGTCGTCCCAGCGTCGAGCAAGATGGTATCGCCGGGATTGACAAACTGCGCAGCAGCGGCTCCAATGCGTGCTTTCGCTTCGAGGCGAAGACCGGTTCGCTGCTCAAAGGCAATGAGCGCGCTCGTGGTCGGTAGAGCAACGGCACCGCCGTGATCGCGGATCAATACCCCTTCCCGTTCGAGCGCAGCCAGATCATTGCGGATCGTCACCGGTGTAACCCCGAAAAACTCGGCCAATTCGTTCACCCGCACCGAACCACGTTGACGGACAAGCTCGGCAATTCGACTGCGCCGGTCGAGCATCAGTGGGCTGCGGTCGCCGGTTATCGGATCATCGCTGGGCATCTATCTATCTCCACTTGCGATAGGTTTCGTTTCGTTACGTAGCTATTGTACGTTGCCGGTATGCAAGGCGTCAAGGTGCATAAATTATCACTTACAGCAAGTGGTATGGAAGCGCGACACAACTGTTCAGTACGAAAAGAAATTAAACAAAAATATAATCTTGACAAAACGAAATCATATGATAAGATAAGAGCATCAAACGATATTCAACGTCTTATCTACACTGTTTCGTTGTTGAACGTACCGGCAATCTCGCCTCACCGCTGCGCACATGCCGTGGCGAGTTGTCGAAAACCGCACGTCGATGTGGTTTTGGTCTATTCAGCCTTTGCGGGCTGAAGCACAGAGGAGTGCTATATGCTACAGCTCACGGCTGCGAGCGTTCGCCTCGGCGCAAGAGCCGCCTCGAAGGAAGAGGCGATCCGACAAGTCGGGCAGGTGTTAGTCCAAGCCGGCCATATCAAGCCTGCTTATATTGACAGCATGCTAGCTCGCGAGGCCTTGGCCAATACCTTCCTCGGCAACGGGATTGCTATTCCGCACGGTAAACCAGAAGACCGCGATTTGATCCTCGAAACCGGTATTGCAGTGTTGCAAGTTCCAGAGGGCGTACCGTGGAATACCAACGAAACGGCTCGTCTGATTATTGGGATTGCCGCACGGTCTGATGAACATATCGATGTGTTACGCCGTCTCACCCGCGTGCTCGGTGATGCGGCACTCGTCACCCGGCTTTGTCAGACTCGCGATCCAGCCGATATTGTCGAAGTCTTGACCGGCGAACGACCTACATCCATAGCACAACCGGCGACCGATTACGATCATGCCGTACAGGTGGTGATCCACAATCCTACCGGTCTCCACGCTCGCCCGGCCACTGCTTTCGTGGAGACGGCCAAGAAGTTTCAGGCGGCGATCCGAGTGCGCTACGGTGATGCAGTTGCCGACGGTAAGAGCTTGCTTGGTCTGCTGCAATTGGGCGTCACTGCGGGGGCGATGGTGACAATATCGGCCCAAGGGCCAGATGCCGATGCTGCACTCGTGGCATTGCAGGCGCTGGTGGCTGCCGGTATGGGTGAAGAGCCGTCCGAAGCGGTTGCACCGCGTGTACAGGTGGCGCAACGCGATTGGAAGCCGCAGCACGTCGCTGCAACCATCGAGGGTATCCCGGCGGCTGAGGGGTTGGCGGTGGGTCCGATTCGCCATTATCGACGGGTACCGTTGGTAGTTACCGATAAACCCGGTGACCGAATGATCGAGGCGGCTGCGCTCGAACAAGCGCTTGTTGCAGCCCGTAATGAGCTAGCGGTGGTCGCCGATGAAGTGGCACGCCGGTTGGGATCATCGCAGGCAGCCATCTTTCGTGCCCATACCGAGTTGCTTGCCGATCCAGGATTGGTGCGTGAGACGGTGAGTCGGATTTTTGATGGTCATAGCGCGGCGTGGGCATGGCAGCAGACGATTGCGGCCCGAGTGGCCCAGCTCGCCAGGCTCGATGACCCGGTGTTAGCCGGGCGGGCGGTTGATCTGAGTGATGCCGGCCAACGGGTTTTGCGGCATCTGTTGGGTCTCGGTGAGATACCGCATCTTAGTCTGGCCGAGCCGGCGATTATTGTGGCCGATGATCTTACACCCTCTGATACGGCCTCCCTCGATCCCGATAGGGTTTTGGGCTTGTGTACCGCACATGGCGGCCCGACATCGCATACCGCGATCATTGCCCGTTCGCTTGGTCTGCCGGCCATCGTTGCTGCCGGCGAGGCGGTGCTCGATGTGCCTGAAGGTACACCGGCCATTCTCGACGGGTTCAACGGTGCGTTCTATCTACGACCCTCGGCTGCCGATATCGAGACGGCACGTGCATTGCGGGCCGGCCTTGATCAGGCACAAGCTATCGCGTTTGCTGTGCGGCATCAACCGGCCATAACTCGTGACGGTGTCCATATTGAGGTCGCTGCTAACGTGAATCGGGTGGCAGATGCTGCACGTGCTATCCAGAATGGTGCTGATGGGGTTGGCCTGATGCGTACCGAGTTTCTCTTTCTCGAACGCGATAGCGCTCCTGATGAGGATGAGCAATACCAGGCTTATCGAACAATGGTCGAGACCATGGCCGGTCGGACGTTGATTATTCGTACTCTCGACATCGGCGGCGATAAAGAAGTACCGTATCTCAATATTCCACGTGAAGACAACTCATTCCTCGGTATTCGTGGCTTACGGTTGTGTCTGCGTCGCCCAGAACTGTTTGAGCCACAGTTACGGGCGATCTTCCGGGCCGCCAAGCATGGTCCGCTCAAAATCATGTTCCCGATGGTCGCGACCTTGGAAGAGGTGCGACAAGCCAAAGCAATTGCCGAGCGTATCCGTGCTGAACTGAACGCGCCGCCGGTTGAGATCGGGATTATGGTTGAGGTGCCATCGGCGGCGATGCTGGCCGATGTGCTGGCTGCCGAGGTCGATTTCTTCTCAATCGGCACCAACGATCTGACCCAGTATGTGCTGGCGATGGATCGGCTGCATCCCGAATTGGCCCGCCAAGCCGATAGCCTGCATCCAGCGGTGCTGCGCATGATTGCCCGCACTGTCGAAGGGGCGGCGAGCGCCGGACGTTGGGTAGGAGTGTGCGGCGGCATCGCCAGCGATCCGTTCGGCGCAGCGATTTTGGTTGGTTTAGGCGTGCATGAGTTGAGCGTCAGCATTCCCAGTGTCGCGACCATTAAAGCGCATCTGCGCGGCCTCAGCGTCGCCGAGCTGCGCGAGCTGGCGTGGCGGGCGCTGGCGTGTCGCAGTGCAGCGGAGGTGCGTGCGCTATGAAGATTGCTACGATTACGCTCAACCCAGCCATCGATCAGACGGTCTTTGTCGATCATTTTCAGCCGAATACGGTGAACCAGGCGCGGGCGATGCAGCGCGATGCCGGCGGCAAAGGGGTGAATGTGGCGTCGTTTCTGGCCGATTTTGGTCTGAACGTCACTGCTACCGGCTTGCTTGGCGCGGAAAATCCGCACATTTTTGAGCGCCATTTTGCCGCGAAACGGATTGCCGATCGCTTTGTGCGGGTGCCGGGCGCGACTCGCATCGGGGTCAAGATTGTCGATGAGGCTAACCAGCAGACTACCGACATCAATCTGCCCGGTTCGCCGCCGCCTCCCGGCGCGCTCGATGCGCTGCTGGCGGTGATCGATGAGTTAGCAGTCGATCACGAGTGGTTTGTCTTGGCTGGTAAGTTGCCTCCCGGCGTGCCGGTGGAGTTTGTGCCGGAATTGGTGGCGCGTTTGTGCCGATTCCACCGCGCCGTGGCACTCGATGTC includes the following:
- the ptsP gene encoding phosphoenolpyruvate--protein phosphotransferase, with product MLQLTAASVRLGARAASKEEAIRQVGQVLVQAGHIKPAYIDSMLAREALANTFLGNGIAIPHGKPEDRDLILETGIAVLQVPEGVPWNTNETARLIIGIAARSDEHIDVLRRLTRVLGDAALVTRLCQTRDPADIVEVLTGERPTSIAQPATDYDHAVQVVIHNPTGLHARPATAFVETAKKFQAAIRVRYGDAVADGKSLLGLLQLGVTAGAMVTISAQGPDADAALVALQALVAAGMGEEPSEAVAPRVQVAQRDWKPQHVAATIEGIPAAEGLAVGPIRHYRRVPLVVTDKPGDRMIEAAALEQALVAARNELAVVADEVARRLGSSQAAIFRAHTELLADPGLVRETVSRIFDGHSAAWAWQQTIAARVAQLARLDDPVLAGRAVDLSDAGQRVLRHLLGLGEIPHLSLAEPAIIVADDLTPSDTASLDPDRVLGLCTAHGGPTSHTAIIARSLGLPAIVAAGEAVLDVPEGTPAILDGFNGAFYLRPSAADIETARALRAGLDQAQAIAFAVRHQPAITRDGVHIEVAANVNRVADAARAIQNGADGVGLMRTEFLFLERDSAPDEDEQYQAYRTMVETMAGRTLIIRTLDIGGDKEVPYLNIPREDNSFLGIRGLRLCLRRPELFEPQLRAIFRAAKHGPLKIMFPMVATLEEVRQAKAIAERIRAELNAPPVEIGIMVEVPSAAMLADVLAAEVDFFSIGTNDLTQYVLAMDRLHPELARQADSLHPAVLRMIARTVEGAASAGRWVGVCGGIASDPFGAAILVGLGVHELSVSIPSVATIKAHLRGLSVAELRELAWRALACRSAAEVRAL
- the pfkB gene encoding 1-phosphofructokinase, which translates into the protein MKIATITLNPAIDQTVFVDHFQPNTVNQARAMQRDAGGKGVNVASFLADFGLNVTATGLLGAENPHIFERHFAAKRIADRFVRVPGATRIGVKIVDEANQQTTDINLPGSPPPPGALDALLAVIDELAVDHEWFVLAGKLPPGVPVEFVPELVARLCRFHRAVALDVSGPALAAGLSVQPALVKPNLDELRQIDLLAGDGLEAAAVAARRINQMGVPLVIVSMGAQGAIFSEGTTMLHAAPPPVTVKSTVGAGDAMVAGTIAGLVEGLTLAEIARRATAFSLAALGSIGAHLPPRAELMALAAKVVVTEVDPVVTPVTPAGQ